In the genome of Thunnus albacares chromosome 8, fThuAlb1.1, whole genome shotgun sequence, the window taaataatgtaaaactagggggcgccatcatgaaaccaaagaatttaaaatataaatttctccctaTTGGTATTTGATTTTTTCTAATAAGAGAACACAGGACGAGTGATtgacagagcagatatgttgctgtagcagaccaaaaaaaagtcagtttaatttcagttggacttaaaaaatgacatgaagaaaaaatctgtttcataaataaattatacagaaataaacaaaaatcgACATAGTATTAGACATAATATACAGAGTAGTTTAATGAACAAGTGGATCATTAAAATCTAAAGAGTTCATCTTCCAGGGAGCAGGTATGAAGTCTGTCCTACACATTAAATGATGCAGTTTACTTTtgttaaaagctttaaaagatTTTGTGTCCATCAATATTCAgaccagagctgcaactaacggttatttttgttattgataatcttttaatcaaagaaatgttaaaaaatagtaGAAAAGGAGCCTACAGTGATGTGTTCaattagcttgttttgtctgactatcAGTCCAAAAcattaagatattcaatttactgtcatatgtgacaaataaaaacaataaatcatcacatctgagaagctggagcTAAACAACATTTTGAGCTTTAAACTCAGACTTCTGCTGGTGTCTAATGACTGATGTGACTTTTTTACCTTTGACAGAGACAACAaggagagctgcagcagaggatGAGGACATGAAGGATGTTATGACATTGACTGATATGAAGCAGGttcctgttttctgttgttttttctgtttttttgagTTTCCAAAATTGTTACTTCCTCATTTAAATGCAGCTGTAGTTCCCTACATCAGAGTAGCTGCTATTTGAACATTAATTAGTTTTTACATAAAGAGGTGAGAGTGACAGAAACAATCTGTTCTCcgtcagctgctgctgtttttaacaGGATGTGATGgaggttaaatgttaaatgtaatgtGTTAAAAGTTTGATGTGATTGTCTGTGACTCACCTCCACCGTCACACATCTCTGagttctctgctgctgctgctttcttgcAAACACATGTCCTGTAAAGAAAGATGTAAAAACATTGAGAAGTCCAAAAAAACTCTAAGATATTAATTTACTCAAAAAAGTTTACGATAATGGGGCAGCCAAGGTGCACAGAGAAGGGAAAGACGTCAaagagatgagaactccagcaacacttgtaatattattcaaatcaagttATCTATATGCCACCTTCAGGTGGGAAGAGCAAAGGACCGAGAACGGATCCCTGAGGTACTCCATGAATGAAATGTTAGGTGGAGGATTTACAGTCCGCAACAGTCAAACAAAAGGTTGtttcagagagacagaaataaaactaatgTAAAACAATACCTGACAGGTCTATCTAAAGATGGAATAACCATGGAAACGTTCTCATATGGTGATGTTTTGAGACTGATGTACTGAGTAATGAttacagagagaggaaggtgaCAGTTACCttttgatgatgatggctgTCGCTATGACGATGAGCACAGTGTGCAGCGTGAACAGAACCACACGAACAATCAGCAGTTTCGTGCCTGTAAAACAGATCAAACGTTTCTGAGAcgttttttaaagaaatgtccAAACTGAACTGATCAAACATCTCTGTGATCGTTATCTAGTTTATCTGTATTATGACATCATGGTTCagtttcaatcatatcacatgatgtTTATCtgcagatcagatcagatcagactCCTGCAGGTTGAGCTAAtaaacacttttagtgctgactgactctaacagacTGGAGGAAACAAAGGttacgatattgtaaccctGGTTCTATAAACACAGACCTTCTACTGGACTATATGGGTACTAGTTCTCCTCCAATCATACGCACGCATTCactcactgaaatttgcatgtgtgtagcCTGCTAATCAGGACCGTGTCCCAAAAAGTATTTAAGGCAGTGCTCCCGCTGCCTAGCATCCCACCACCCCTTCAGCAAACAGTGTAGGAGTGGCAGGGTCCATAGGAAGAGGGCTCCACCTGTGCTcatagaactagggttacaatatcatatCCATCGCCCTCTGCTGGACTCTATCAAAACGTCTGGTTTTGGTGTAAAAACTGAGCAGATGTCACGCTGTTGTCCTTTCCACATTCAGTAAACCTCCATCTGGATCTGACTGCCAGAACACTTCAAATACTGCTCAGACTTTCACTCTGCGACACAGCTAAtaatgttttggggttttttcacacaaaaatgtttaatttactcTTTAATTGTTTGAGATCAGACGTCCTAAAGAGACGTCCTCTCCACATAGAATAAATGTCTTCGAGGTTTTTGACAGTTTAACAATGATGTGAGTTTTATCTGGTTAATAAGAGTGATGAAGTGTTTATTATTGAGTCTCATatcttcattgttttgtttagttCATGTTTGATATGAGTGGACATGAGAGCTGCAGTTCAAAATGTGTCAGAAACGTTCAAGAATAAAGTTGTTGGGTCAGTTTGCTTGAATGTTCTGTAACGTTCCTGCTGATGAAGAGTTCAGTgatttaaagtctgtgttttCCTCAAAGAGCTCAGACTCAGACTggagttagcattagcattagcattagcctgcTGCAGCGTCTCAATGTGCATCAAATTGAATCAAAAGAGATAAAATTGTACTTTTGATGatcatctttttctgttttgtttatccTGACAGCTGGACAGTTTGATAGAAAATGTTCATCTGAACATCAGGGATGTATAAAGCTGCAGAATGAACACTGTATACAGACACCTGAGCAGAGAAGCTAAATTGGTCCGTTGATGATGTAACAACATATTTCAACATTGTTTGTTGGTACCTGTCAGTACCTGTCAGTACCTGTCGGTCAGCACTTGTCTGTTTAAAGTGTTTACAGACGCAGTTTGTTGAGTTTCTGACAGCTCAAAGATAAAACTGATCTAACAAACCTTcatctttctccttctcctctgcctcctccacacGCACGGCGTACGGCGGGGAGATTGTCTTGGTATTGATTTTCAGACCACAGGTGTAGTTCCCAGAATCCTCTGCAGTCAGCGGGCCGAGCTGGAGGGCGGGGCCAGACTGTGGGAGGGCGCTGCCATCTTTGAACCAGGTGACCTCCAGCTGGTGGAAGGTGCAGGTTGTTGTTCTGCAGCTCAGTGTGACTTTTTGATTCTGGCAGAGCTCTCCGGCATCACTGGAGCTGTTTATTCTCATTCTGACCGGTTCTAAAGTAAAAAAGTatttcagtttctctctgtgaCCACAGATGATTATTACTGGAGGCAGCAGCAGTCAACATGATGTTATTATCAGTACATGCAGCAGACATGTTAAAAGTTTAAAGGCAGTGACAGTAATGTACAAGAATCAAACTACACAGGTTTGCTTCAGTATTCAGGAACATCATGTAAGAACATttcttctcctgaagctcttcatacatctctggtttcagcctgatgaacaTCTGAGCTGAACGTTCCTGACATTTCATCCTAAAATGTGCACATAAAGGAACGTGAGGtctacagtaggtgatgttacacaaCATGAGACTGGACAGACCAGCAGAAACAGCCTGAGGCACAAACATCTGGCTGCATGATGATGAACAGAAGTTTGTTTTACCAGAAACTGGAACGTCACAAATTCTCCTCAATCACTCGtacttgatttttatttttaaatctgagAGAAGTTCACATCGTCACTTCttagatgtgaggatttgctgtttttcttcaacATGTATAAAAGGTTCTGCacattataaattatattttttcactattttgtaacatttcatTGACCAAATGTTTAAtagattaattaagaaaataatcgttagttgcagctctaaaactaagttgtaaaaatgtttttaagctcattagatttattttttattatttaccagAACAAgacaaatcaacacaaacatccTGTTCActgcacaaacagaaacaacaacaaacaaacaaataagaaaaacatacaaaataaacaagcagAGAAACGTtactaataacaacaacaacaagtccCACAGGACACCCCCTCTATACTTCCTGGAGCTGCTTGTTACactagttttcatttttaaaaagtttctcAGAGTGAACTTCCAGTCATGAATTGTTGGAGGTTTGATttccaaaactttaactttttgcacatcaaagaagagaaaatgatcATCAAGCCCAACAGATGCTTTATCTGCTCTAAACTATAGTTGTGAATACAAAGTGAAGGAGATAAAGACATACGACACTAATATTTCTCCATATCAAGCCGTAACTTTTGAACCTTCTAACAGTCCCAGAAAGCACAGAGCAGGAAACTGTCCTGGTTTTAGGACTACAAACTCTAAATCTGATTCATCTTAATAAGTAATACTTGTGTTATTATTAGTATGTGAAGCTCTTACCAGCGACTCTGACTCTCACTCCTGACTGCCCAGTAAAATGTCCTCTAGGGTTGTCAGCTTCCATTCTGAAGTAGAAGATTGCGTTGTCCTTCATCTGAATGTCTCTGATCTGTAAAGTGCAGTTTCCCTTCATGTCTCCCAGGTATTGGTAACGAGAGTCGGGCATCGTTGAGTTGCTGTCATACACAGTTGGGGTGGTCCCTTGACAAACTTCATGGTCCACACACCAGCGGACTCTGACGATCCGCATTGGAACTTCTTTTCCATTCTGATTGAAGGACTTCAGTGGTGTGAAGGTGCAGGGGAGGGTAACAGTCGACCCTTTCACAGCACAAACAGGAGGTTGATAGTTTACATCTACACCAGCAACacctgcagaaaaacacaacagagtgAAGACAGAGTTCAGGAAAATGTAAACTGAACAATAACTTTAATTTGACAACAGTGATGGAAAATACAAAGTTCTGGATTTGATGATTTTGAtgtgaaaaacagaaactgtgtttggacagaaatataaatatgtgaTGTTTTAGAAAACGCCAACAAcagtaattatatatatataaatatatacaattcATTTCTTACCAGCCAGAAACAGCATGAAGCTCCAGGGAATCTTTTTGTCCCAAACTGCCATCCTTACTTCTTTATAAGTCAATTTAACTTTTTCCTTGTTATATCtgatcaaacagcagcagtaacagcacTGACTGACCatcaaactgacagaaataaagtcacatttcctcctttttatatgtttgttttaaccAGTTTCTCAACATTTCCTGTCATGTTGACGCCTCTGATCAGAAACAGAATAGAGCTGTAATGGAGAGCATCATCCTGATCGCCTCAGTGAcatgaaatgagtcattttgcatctgtttttttccGTTATTGAGTTTGTGAGTATTAACTTCTCCCCTGAACAGTGTTGTCCAATCGTAGCTCAGCAGACGTACCTGTGCATGGCAGCTCACTGAAGACAGACTGATTGAGAACTTGAAGTGTGGAAATGATGTTAATTGCCAATTTactaataaacataaaaaaataaatatataaatataaataatataaatatataataatataacagctTCATCAcctataaaacaaacatgttgtgtttgtgtcagtcagacagtcattAATGGACTTTTCTTTattccttttcctcctttcacAACATAGTTTCAGTAAACAGGTAATAAGATGTTAATAAGTATAAGTGGCTGCTTCAGTTATATCACACTGGAAGAAATGTGAGGCAGCAGCCAGAAACACAAGATAACAGACTTTAGCTTCCTGCTGTTTAGTCTACAgatccctccagacatgtattaagattTATAAAAATACTCTACTACTATACTctacaataatgtgtgtctgacatgttttagtACTTTAAAATCCTTGAAATAGCATCTATCCCCTCCCTCATCAAAAActccagaatctctgaatatgtaaatattgttcatttctaaagttttcctgctggacacaagatgtcattatatttactgtccactgttttgtttgtttgttttgttttgttgaatgtCTGAATTCATAGTGTGCAAATGTACAAGTGTagttataaatgtataaatgtagtGTTTAtccacacacatatatacatatatatatatatgtggtgTATGGGGAAGTTTGCTGCTGCAAACTAAATAATATGCAGGTTTGTTCACTTCCTTCCAAGTCTAAAATTTTCTCATCGTTCATTTTCTATGAAACTCTTGTTCCTATTTAGAACGACTATCAGTAAACTTGAACTTCcacaaaatgatgaaactgaCAGATGACCAAATATAGAAAAGAGTTACTG includes:
- the LOC122987547 gene encoding HEPACAM family member 2-like gives rise to the protein MAVWDKKIPWSFMLFLAGVAGVDVNYQPPVCAVKGSTVTLPCTFTPLKSFNQNGKEVPMRIVRVRWCVDHEVCQGTTPTVYDSNSTMPDSRYQYLGDMKGNCTLQIRDIQMKDNAIFYFRMEADNPRGHFTGQSGVRVRVAEPVRMRINSSSDAGELCQNQKVTLSCRTTTCTFHQLEVTWFKDGSALPQSGPALQLGPLTAEDSGNYTCGLKINTKTISPPYAVRVEEAEEKEKDEGTKLLIVRVVLFTLHTVLIVIATAIIIKRTCVCKKAAAAENSEMCDGGVICELSTV